In one window of Erythrolamprus reginae isolate rEryReg1 chromosome 1, rEryReg1.hap1, whole genome shotgun sequence DNA:
- the LOC139155646 gene encoding lysophosphatidic acid receptor 3-like, with product MIRKHECLNNSTAPIWNRHLVLALGIPQLLITFISALFNSGVVLGMVFSKEFHKPIFILFCNLAISDFLCSSSGFWIAMLFITNPQSTVVGSKELLRAYAFYAMSILATIYNLVIIGVERYLAVSRSRGMRCRITRNQILSTALGIWVCAFSLGFMPLMGWNCLEKDKMSSLYSPLCMDYLTFITIPHCLVVLVLPLFTYLNIIIFLRKNQGTLGQCHTTYRLAEVQVARTSVLIWVLALFSYAPFFAGVVFDSTTQQCPSEHSRAIYIFRNFTAIMITINSLGDPIIYSVNMKKLGHKLRFLKLPSNNRIEVQVIGQT from the coding sequence ATGATCCGAAAGCATGAATGTTTAAACAACAGCACCGCTCCCATATGGAACCGCCACCTGGTTCTGGCCTTGGGCATCCCTCAACTTCTCATCACCTTCATCTCCGCACTCTTCAACTCAGGCGTGGTCCTTGGGATGGTGTTCTCCAAGGAGTTTCACAAGCCCATCTTCATCCTTTTCTGCAACTTGGCCATCTCCGATTTCCTCTGCAGCTCTTCCGGCTTCTGGATCGCCATGCTCTTCATCACAAACCCTCAAAGCACCGTTGTGGGGTCCAAGGAACTACTCCGAGCTTACGCCTTCTACGCCATGTCGATCCTGGCCACCATTTATAACCTGGTCATCATTGGGGTTGAACGCTACCTGGCTGTATCCAGAAGTCGAGGGATGAGATGCCGAATCACCAGGAACCAGATTTTGAGTACCGCGTTGGGTATTTGGGTGTGTGCCTTCTCCTTGGGTTTCATGCCTCTCATGGGTTGGAACTGCTTGGAGAAGGATAAGATGTCCTCTCTGTACAGTCCGCTGTGCATGGACTATCTCACCTTCATCACTATTCCTCACTGTCTGGTAGTGTTAGTTCTACCACTCTTCACTTACCTAAACATCATCATCTTTTTGCGGAAAAACCAAGGAACTCTGGGGCAGTGCCACACTACCTACCGCCTAGCTGAAGTCCAGGTTGCCAGAACCAGTGTGTTGATTTGGGTTTTGGCTTTGTTTTCCTACGCTCCTTTCTTCGCCGGGGTTGTGTTTGATTCCACCACTCAACAGTGTCCCAGTGAGCATTCTCGAGCTATCTATATCTTCAGAAACTTCACGGCGATCATGATCACCATCAACTCCCTTGGGGATCCTATCATATACTCCGTGAATATGAAGAAGTTGGGACACAAGCTCAGGTTTCTGAAACTCCCTTCCAACAACCGCATTGAAGTCCAAGTCATTGGACAGACCTGA